The Henckelia pumila isolate YLH828 chromosome 2, ASM3356847v2, whole genome shotgun sequence genome includes a window with the following:
- the LOC140879054 gene encoding lysM domain receptor-like kinase 3, protein MASKRTGLLFYFLLVLPFPVTKTLASGQHKFPFACSAKIRSCNALLYQENGLQEDEIASLYSVDIAGIKTIKHGNKQDYLVPVNCSCNYAEGTEGYFYDVTYKPQSNTSLLNVSNEKFSGQAWDGGKDRNFTGGANETIHLLCGCVDDDSQVVVTYTVQEQDTVYSISALLSAQNGGLESMNSYLAPNPSYIDLGWILYVPMEKYGIPAAKKGNKGTIIIAILSAVTLFSICTLAIILFRRKRSKTQNKEVPESFSKNVSAHKSESLKKQYRLTNKMEDITAFESEKPSCYNIEEIAEATSDFDESRIIGRGGFGNVYHGVIGEKEVAIKKMRSNKSKEFLAELKVLCKIHHINVVELLGYASGDDHLYLVYEYIQNGSLNDHLHNPLLKGHQPLSWTARMQVALDAAKGIEYIHDHTKAQYVHRDIKTANMLLDEGLRAKVADFGLAKLVGRTNEDELLATRLVGTPGYLPPEAVKELQVTTKTDVFAFGVVLSELITGQRALVRDNKEPNRMKSLIAEVNRVFHENDPESALESIIDGNLKGNYPPEDAYKIAEVAKWCLSDDPLDRPEIREVVVALARIRMSSIEWEASLGGNSQIFSGVFIGR, encoded by the exons ATGGCTTCCAAAAGAACAGGTCTCCTTTTCTATTTTCTTCTTGTTCTACCGTTTCCGGTCACAAAAACTTTGGCTTCTGGCCAGCATAAGTTCCCTTTCGCTTGCTCTGCGAAGATACGTTCGTGCAACGCTCTTCTTTACCAGGAAAACGGCCTGCAGGAAGACGAGATTGCTTCCTTGTACTCTGTCGATATAGCGGGAATCAAGACTATAAAACATGGTAACAAACAGGACTACTTGGTTCCTGTGAACTGTTCTTGCAATTATGCTGAGGGGACAGAAGGATACTTCTATGATGTAACTTACAAGCCACAGAGCAATACAAGTCTCCTAAATGTTTCGAATGAGAAATTTAGCGGGCAAGCGTGGGATGGAGGAAAAGATAGGAATTTCACAGGGGGAGCGAATGAAACAATAcatcttctttgtggttgtgTGGATGATGATTCTCAAGTTGTGGTGACTTATACGGTTCAGGAACAGGATACCGTGTACTCCATTTCGGCTCTACTTTCTGCTCAAAATGGAGGATTAGAAAGCATGAACTCGTATTTAGCTCCGAATCCGTCATATATAGATCTTGGATGGATCTTATATGTTCCTATGGAAAAGTATGGAATTCCTGCTGCAAAGAAAG GAAACAAAGGGACTATAATTATAGCCATATTATCAGCTGTGACATTATTTTCCATTTGCACGCTGGCGATAATCCTTTTCCGGAGAAAGAGAAGCAAGACGCAAAACAAGGAAGTTCCAGAGTCTTTTTCCAAGAATGTAAGTGCTCACAAGTCTGAATCATTGAAGAAACAGTACCGGCTGACTAACAAAATGGAAG ATATAACAGCTTTCGAGTCAGAAAAACCATCATGTTACAATATCGAAGAGATTGCAGAGGCTACAAGTGACTTTGATGAGAGTAGAATAATTGGGAGAGGGGGATTTGGAAATGTCTATCATGGGGTGATTGGGGAAAAG GAAGTTGCTATCAAGAAAATGAGATCCAACAAGTCCAAGGAATTTCTGGCTGAGCTCAAAGTGCTGTGCAAGATACATCATATTAATGTG GTGGAGCTGCTGGGTTATGCTAGCGGAGACGACCACCTGTATTTGGTCTACGAGTATATTCAGAACGGTTCTCTCAACGATCATCTCCACAATCCATTGCTGAAAG GCCACCAGCCACTGTCGTGGACTGCGAGAATGCAAGTTGCACTCGATGCTGCAAAGGGAATCGAATACATCCACGATCACACAAAGGCACAATACGTGCATCGTGATATAAAAACAGCAAATATGCTTCTTGATGAAGGCCTTAGAGCAAAG GTAGCAGATTTTGGCCTGGCAAAGCTTGTTGGTAGAACAAATGAAGATGAGCTATTAGCAACTCGGCTCGTTGGAACCCCCGGATATCTTCCTCCAGA GGCTGTGAAAGAGCTACAAGTAACTACCAAGACTGATGTTTTTGCGTTTGGAGTAGTCCTTTCCGAGCTAATAACCGGCCAACGTGCACTAGTACGCGACAACAAGGAGCCGAATAGAATGAAATCACTCATCGCAGAA GTAAACAGGGTCTTCCATGAAAACGATCCAGAATCCGCACTGGAGTCGATTATAGATGGAAATCTCAAAGGGAATTACCCTCCGGAAGATGCATACAAG ATAGCAGAAGTTGCAAAATGGTGTCTGAGTGATGATCCACTCGACAGGCCGGAGATACGCGAGGTGGTCGTCGCGCTGGCTCGAATCCGAATGTCGTCCATTGAATGGGAAGCATCACTGGGAGGAAACAGTCAGATTTTCAGTGGAGTTTTCATTGGCAGATGA